Genomic segment of Apostichopus japonicus isolate 1M-3 chromosome 8, ASM3797524v1, whole genome shotgun sequence:
TAACCAAGGTTGCTAATGACTTTTGTTCAAGGAATGAACACAGGAGGAATTGTtttggaaagttctaaattatggATCGACAGAAGTACATATGTAGGTTgctagatatagatagatattgatagtatactaacacatcatatatatttaaatgatatgACCGATGTGTattggtttatagcataacgagtggtggttgtggaatgagaaagtgcccctctttttggaagcttcctaccccccccccccccctgcttgGCCTCCCATTCGTAGAGCAGAGAACTTAAGCGTACTCTGTATTGTTAGTGGTAACAATTACAGTTCACATTCATGGCTGACAGATCAAGGCTAGTCAGATCATTAAATATAGCACAATCTTCATCTTGGGGCATTAAGTTGAAGCTTTGTTAACCGAAAAATATGTGCGCTATGTACAGAATGATGATTCCGTTCATGCAATGGTTTGAGAAAATCCTGAACTACACGATTTGTTCACATATCTATATTCTTCTCGCGACATTTAGAAATCAAAGTAATAAATAAGTAAGCTAATGCAAGCGTCATTTTCAATATGAAAACCGGATGACCAATTTACTTAGCGTCAGTGTGATCTGTGTAACACAATAATAAGTGTGTTACAACAATAAGTGTTACACGAAACTGTCAACAGTTTCCCGTGTCAGATCCCCGTGTCACGCAAATTTGGCTCACAGTAGTCAATGGATTACACTTTAATAACAAAAGTAATCATAACCGTAAACTGATCAAGTAAGACCAGTAAAAAGTATATGTACTATAGCCGTTACATCCGACTAAAGTGTGAATATATTTGTACTTGCTGTTATGCTGTTCTTTGTACCGTAATGTTAAAAGGACTGCGTTCAATGAAAGGCAGTGGCAAATTTAAAGTCTGTATGTGGTTGATTTAGTTCCAGTGTCACTAACATAGAACTTCCAACTTCACAGTTACCCACTACTCACTAGTTCAGAGCTGGTTTAAATTCGTTCACATGATTCCGCTACCCAAACATCGTGTATTCGTTAGTGCGACACTAACTTTAGGTTATCTTTTTTTATACGAATGTAGTAATTAAGTACTAGGGTAGTAAGTTAAACAGAAAGAGGTCTACTGACTGACTTACTAGGCATAGGCCACAGCCTACACAGAATAGTCTGGGTAGGCCTACCTGGTATTGTTACATCCTAACAGTAACAATTTGCCTAGGCTAACAGTAACAGTGACACTGgtaacagtaacactacagTTAGTCAATGCTTACTGTGTAGTGTGTAGGCCTAACCTAGTGGCCTAGGATCCTTAGCTAAAGGAATCCGGCTAATTCTTATTTAATTAGGTATGTCTTACTAGAAACTGTACAGTGCTCTAAGCGCTACCATCGAATTTAATATGGTTAATGTATACGCCGATGAGCGTAACTTACTTAGCTTACTAAatactaggcctaacgttatgcctaACTTAGAACTACTACTATTAGGCTACTAACTTAGTACTGACTAGCTTTAATTAAAGCCTTACTTAGTTAAGTTTGCCTAGCAAAACTTCTTTCTGAGGGTAAATTTTGAATGTCTACTACGAAAAAGAGTTTCAAATAGTACCTTGAAATAAAGCAGTTTTTATCTGATGAAACATGTCAATATTTCTAGCAATACgagtaaaagaaatgtttgtgtTTGACACGACGAACGTCGATCGACCATGCGATCCCCAACGACCTAGTCGAACTTTGACATTTACGGTACATGTCTAAACAAGCACAGCCGCATATCTGTAGCACATAACTTGGCGTACTTAAAACATTGAAATGCCACAGTTTACTTATTATGTCAAGATAATTCCTTATTTTAGGTAATTATGTATCCTAACCCTACCATATGCTGTCAAATTGTGCATTTACGTCATtgtctttaaagggtgtgaagactcgcgcaaaaagaaacgtctaatgccggtaatctgacctaatttcgaatgaggtgtaacagaagtgttagaaaccaccatcgatcccagaaaatacacacacggcttgctaccgtcggtaattagacactagtatacagtcagtacatacagctgcgatcaatacacacagcacagtgtataaacgatacagcgatggacatctcaggtccagctaaagataacaaggtatcacgtttcattactgtctgcattttgtagcgacacgaacaaaacgtcaattGCAAGCAACagcaagttaactttttcagatggccgcacgcggtttggggcgagtcttcaatgcctttaatgcgAAAAAACCGTAGAATTAATTTCTGGGAAATTTCTGTGGAAATATCTTAATCGATAAGAGGTCGACGTCTTTTAAACTGTACGAATGATGGCACACCCTGCTTAATATTGCGTGGAATGTATTTTAAAAGCGATTGGTCTCTAAGCTGCAgggctttttttatttttataaatgatCTACAGCTGACGTAGCCTACGTAGGAAGTTGGACCCCGACTTGGACCGTGGCTGGGTGGGGTTACGGTAATGCACTTTACCCCGGGCCTCCCACCACCGCTTATTGTGGTTTGGAAATTCGTGATTTtgggtataggcctacagtcgaaatgttgatattatgaaataaaattgtGAAACCTTTGAGATAAACTTTGAATAAACTAGTCGATACTTGGAAAAAAAATAGTCAAACTTTCGACCTATAACGTCGACATTTCTAATGTTTATATCGGAACAAAAAAGTTAACGTTATTAAGAAAGCAGAAATTTCGATGAGCCAATTGCTCCCAGGAaatgcaggtttttttttccagatattTCCTGTAGCTCTTGTACCGATTTTCAAATTGCACAGAAAAACAATGTCAGCAAGAGCAGTTACTTTGAAATTTCTATCAAGGAATCTCATCCTCGTGAGGGAGGTGTGGAGTAAGGGTGACTCTACTGGAAACTGCGGTAGTTTCACTTCAGATATTTTAAATTCTCTCCTAGTTTAAAAGAGAAAGGTAGGCTATATGTCAGAAAGATGACTTACTTCGAATGTATAcgttccagtggcgtaggaaggtacttttgagtgggggggggggctgaagactgatggccggcctgggggaggggtctaaggggagggggtgtccccctcccctttggaattttttgcatttccaggtggcctcagatgcaatttggtgcaatatagcacacttcaactcccactccattttgtaaagaattttgcattttcacctggccttaaatgcaatttggtgctccaaatgagatttttttctcatttggaaatgaaaaaggggttttctgacttgcggagtggggggggggggggggcggaatgatacttccgcccccatatttttcactgggggggctggcgccccccagccacccctgttcctacgcccttgatacgTTCCGTTGGACTGTGATCTCACCATGAATATACATACGTATGCAGTATTGAATATCATCTATGACTATTCGTAGGTTAATTCGCCACTATGCGGAGGACACTATCAGTATTAATCCTTACCCACCCTCAGGGACGTAGCTACAGGGGGTGTGGTGACGGTGTGTGTCgtctcaccctcccccccccccccccactaatcGGCTTGAATCTTCAATAGTTGGAAAACCGGTGGTGAAAAACATGACAGTTGGACATTTTTTATCTAGATGCAACATCTCTTAAAATAAGTTAAGACAGGATCATACTGATTCCTGAGTCAATAATATTAggctatatatttataatattttaggCTTATGCATTATTACAAGATTTAGCGAAATTCGAACTTACAATTAACCAAAATCTTGCTTCCTTGTACAACCCATAGTTAAATTGAAAATACTACTAACTAACTTTGTCTGAATATGGCCAATTGATGTTCGATTTAGCACCTTAAATTTGACTAAATTGCGGTACGGCACCCCTCCCTACGAATCCACCCGGTTGGAAAATTATTCTAATTGGAATTTTATGATTCTACACCCCTTAATCACAAGATCCTCTAGTAACGTCCCTGTCCACCCATGGTCACTAGCTATATGGTACTGAAGAGTGGACAGCATATTGCAACACTAAAATAATTGATCAAGAGAACAAAACACGTTCCTTCCCAAGTTCTACCATTCCATTTTCTACAGGATACATTGCTGCTTAGATATTTACGCCAAGTTgaaatgtttgatatgttttacgATATCATGTGTATACCATGTTAACCATTCACATATATATTCTTATGAACTGATTAGTATTTTCGTTCTCTGCATACTGTGAGTTTGCGACTACGAATCTCTAATACATCACCgaaagaaacaataaatgacaAACTGGTGTTTACAAAGACAGTAAACTGGTTGAATTTTAGAAAGACAAAGGTCTTAACTTAACTAAGAACTAAAACATGAAAGATAGCGGAGTCGATGAATCAATGCGTTCATGTCTGCATTCTCCACGTCACCATTAAATTTGAACTTGTAGTATatgttaatgtttaatgttgaaatcaaatttctgaaaatacaTGATAACATCTTAGGTCGATGTATATATGCAGTTCTTGAGTAAATAGAGAGCTGAAGGAAGTCAGAGTGTGGACTTCATATACGACCATATACAGGAATATCATAGAAGCTGTTGCAACGAgagtataacatatatatatatatatatatatatatatatatatatatatatatatatatatatatatatgtgtgtgtgtgtgtgtgtgtgtgtgtagaggCCTCATTGAAtaaccattttcttttcatataaatAGGCATAACACATAGCTTTGCATATGGAACGATGAAGATATATATGCCATATGGAAGCGTGGTGGGGGTTAGTCAACTATATgccctttcccctcccctatATCAAACACGGTAAGCGTTCGGTAAGAACGGAACTGAACACGACCAACAACCATATATGCAGCACCCATGTCAAACTGACTCCATTTTGATCCCCGCTACGACTATACAAACATGGAGTAAAAATATCGTGCTTAGTTTGGGTGATATCATGTGCTGCATTCAATAAAGGTTGCATGGGTTTACTGTATATAGGTAACAATCTAATCACGTGGAAGTGTTTAATTAGGCTGATAATGTACAACTGGCTAACCAAAGAATAAACATACTACTTAATGTTACTAACGGTTGGCTTGAGCTCCAACTCTCCTCGTACAAGCGCGATGGAACTTGAAACCTATAGGCCCTATCTGGAATATATGTTACGGCTGTAGTCAAGTCCAAGAGCAGGCCACGTCCAGCAGAGTGATCTTGagtttcatgttttaatttcatgttttgttgttgttgtgtgattctgtttcttttgttttgctaGACGaggtttgtatgactaaagtgaTAATTTATATATGTCTAAGTACCTTGTCCTTCCTTTCATGGTCAACTGATATTGCGTGAGAATTTCAAATAATGGCAGTGCATTAGCCCTTTTATGCGGTCGCTCGGAGGAAATATCGTTATCATGCATGGTTGATATATGGTGAAAGCAGAATGTGCGTTTGATTGTCATAAATTCCATATGTTCATTTATATACAAGTTGTACATGCCGTGCGAGAGAGTTGGAAACTAACGTCCCATCATACAGAGATGCCAAGGTCAGATGTTTTTTAGGCGGGTGAAAATTGTCTGGTGCTGTTGGTTACGtacaccatctaagcggagcgccaccatgagttggcgcgaagcgtacaagaaaattttgatcttacggcccctcagatggccggaaacatcacttcccgggtcatctaagctgaatctatactgtctccatatttgtattgtgtctattttttttttcattccagaggaaaaaatatcttgaaataaacaaaatctCTGAAATTTTGCGGACGCTATATTATTTTTCACGAATCGTATAGGTAACAGCCGGGCATATTTAGCACGATCGGCTTTGAGTAATTTCCGATCCTGGCGGTTCTGAGATAATTCGCATTTTGGtgtgatgaaatgaatttcacgCTAGCAATGATAAACTTTCACAGGAATTACTCTGTGGGCCTACAGTGCGggagattcttcaaaaatgcGGGAGTTTTTTGGAAAATGCGGGAGATTCGGACAGGTGGGCGGGTGAGCGGGAGACGACCCGAAAATGCGGGTGACACCCGCCCAAAGCGGGTGACTTGGCAGTACTGCATCATACCGGGAGGGAAAAACTAAAGTTACTATTACAACCTTGCTTTTATAATGGCAAAATATATGAGAATCGAGTATCCCGCTGGTTTGAGCTAGAGTATATCTGTCAGAAAGAATTTGAAAGATACGAGGATCAACATGTGGCTGCCGCTTTAATATATAAGTATACGGTATATGGGCTAAACATTGACGTTGGTAAACAGCTGTTATGACTCTGTTTCTTgaaaggaataacgaaggcaggTTTCAAATGCATTTCATATCAATTCATATTATTCAGTTACCTCAAATATTCGATTTTTATGTTAACCGCTTCCTGCAGTATGACTGAATTcgctcgctttgaaaattggctcctaaGGCCTCATCACAATTTACATGAGTAAGCCGCCATCGATTACGTAATAcgcttaaaatatatattgatgagGTCAGAGAGGAACAACTCAATCAAGCAGAAGCGCTTTCTCTTTACAAACGCTGTACTAAAAGCACAAGCAGTAAACAACAATTTCATTAGAATTTCTCAACCAAAAACGAAAGAAATCAAAGAAAGTTCAATGGCAGGGCCGCAGCCTAATGATTTTGACCATATATTACAGCAGAAGAATTACAGTCAAGGAAAACGTAAGAGTAAACAGGGAAGAAGAGGACCGTGTGGCAACCGCAACTGTGCGATATTGCCTACGGAGGTAGAGTGTGTTTCTTGGCTCGAAGTGTTTAGTTTTGTGAAGCTTCTTTCATCCCAGAAGGCTGTTTAACAGTCAATAAATACTTTGAAACCATTTGCCAAAATAAAGCGGTACTAAGAGTTACCTTAGTGATGAGGAACGACATCCATGGCCACACAAGGAACATTCCATTTGAATTGTATATGAAGTAAGCCTATAAGTCTGGCAAGGCATGCTGTATGCTTAAAGTTACAGACATCCTACATTGTTACTGCATGTTAGCGTACCCTATAGGCCTTGCTTCAGTGTGCATGTTTAGCGTATCCTATAGGCCTTCCTTTAAACGAAAATTTAAAGAGAGAACACTTGATATTTTTGGAACTATATGACCTTCAGGTGCCTCGTTAATATTTTAAGCTGCGTTGCGCTTATAAAAATTTAAAGCCTTCGGGGAGTACCACACGTTAAATTATTTTTTACGAGAGTTATTCCTCTCTGACATAATCAATATGTTCATTTAAAAATCGAGTATTagagagttttgaggttactgaataatataaattgtcttgGATCCCTGCCTTCGTTATTCATATAAGGTCCAACAAACATGAGTGATATTTGATAATGAAAGTTCACATATAAATATGTGAATATACATCGGCCTTAGGCCTCTATGTAACCTTACAACTTTGCCTTGTCATGGAAATTCTCTTGATCAGTTTAATGTCCAAACTGTAACTGCCTTATATCACATTTGCCGGCAAGTATCGGATACTGCAAAGGATGTTTCTTtgtgggaaaggggggggggagttgcaGGTAGGGACAGAGATGAAATCTCGATATAAGCTATGACATGCacaaggaggggaggaggggattCGGTGGGCCAGATCTGTCGTCAGTCGGGGGGAAGTCAGGCGATTAACCTTCAGTCGGGCGAGACATAGAGACCACTCCTCcgtgtatatatacatgaggGTGAATATTTGTATTGTGCTTTACCTCCAATATCACAACAGTATAAAAACGTAGGCCTGCATGATTTCCGAATATACTGCGGAGAAACAGCGACGTACCCAGGAAtttgcaaggggggggggcatattttgtgattgatatgggggaggggtgtaacgGGAGGGGGacagtccccctcccctttgagacaTTTTCGAACAATTGatggtccttagatgcgatctggtgcaatgttttgccagtttcatcattatcatgtgatatcatattatcggcagattttgtttcttgtttgaattcttttacatgttcttttacatattactTCAGAAAGACAAACCCAgcgctcttttacaatttttccagtaggatgattcttgtttattgtccaatgtctggactttaatacattaaCTGAtggacataggcgtaggaggcgggggctgggggctgcagcccccaactaaatatttttgaaaaaattcgggcaatatgctgagaatttttcgggcaactactgaaagaaatataatttgcaatgtgtttttgaatggttaaacttatattattattatcattattattgaaaCCGACTTgtccaataattataaccaatatggaagggtagtAACATGGCAAGTGATTGCaggcgatgtaataaccgatgaatgcttAAATGATATActcattaagatgttgaacgcgcgctccgaaaaattttgcccccccccccaaatcaaattggtctcctacgcctatgctgatggacaatataaactttcataatttgtaagacagccagatttgaagtggcctaaaaacaaatatcgttatcgcagtgtatttgcagtgtaataattatttataggaaacGCGTATCACGtgcgattgctagcttagcttcttaacatgctgttcgtgcaacaacttataaCGAATCATacagaaaggatgagaacgcaagttgtcgtcgtcgttgtgcatacggttcgtgacactccatcgagtacggttaggtaggcaatatgtattttattacgcagtggccaactgtcgatttgtaataggctataggctaaatttagctaatttcatctgccaaactaagtagctgaatcagtaggcctgaatgttactacgattataatagAGTGAACGGAGccgacgagtattcaagatcaaaagagcactcacaaaataccatgccaaaaaaaaaaaaaacattttttaacatttttttcgacactgagaaggggggggggggcagttgctCCCACTGCTCCCCCTGCCTACGTCCCTGCGGAGAAATACGATAATCTTATAAGAGGAAAGTTTACAAATCGCGCATGTGAAGACTGTGACTGACTGATCCACCAACATAGTAACAGCCTTACTTACAGACTGTTTGGTGAATCAAACAATATTGAATGAATGGGCACCAGGACTATATCCCCCTGCACCCTCACCTCTCGTCATGCCTGGTAATGACTAACTGGCCCACCTCAGACTAACGAACTGAGTGACCTAGCAACTCGGACAGGTAGGCTGGCTACTTGACCCATCGACTTTGTATGATCAACATTGTATATGTGAAAGAAATGCTAGACAATCAAGTAATCGAACTTTTGTCTGAAGTCCACGTTTCGATGAAACACAGACTTCCCACAGATAATAAATCAGTCGAATTTTGCAATGCCCCTATATGAGCCACTGTACCATCAGCAAAGTAAAATTCCAGCCCGAGACCCCACTCATTTCCTGCCCTCACGTTTTCATAACTTCCTAAAaatcctacgccactgtttccCTTCAAGAATCTgcatgtgtaaatattttaattattattaaagatCTATGTATAGTATAAAGCAAATATTTGTGATTGCGATCTGCAAAATAAATGTATGCAATGGAGCATATATCAGATAAACGGTCGTATTACTGGCAATTTTAAATAATTGATTCAATAACATTAGCTTATATGCAGACGTTGAATTAGCCGTAAATTTATACGAGATTATGACATATTTgcattgatataaaaaaaaaagtgtcaccTACCTCGAAATCGTTAGTTACTATAACTCTTATATAAAGACAACACACACTTTACTCGATTTGACGTTTGAATTGAACAGCTGCAATCAccaccaacaacaaaaaaactgtttgaaaaATCCGTTTGTTTGGACGTCAAAGAGATATTTGGTCCTAAATTCAGTGTGATAGAACGCACGCAGCGCTGAACTATGAAGCATATACCGAATAATATCTCTTTATATATAGTAAGTATAAACTGTTCATAAAGAGAAGGATATTGCAAAGCATCACGCATGCGCTAAGAGGTGATAGGGTTTGTTGGCatagtgtatagtaaataaataagttgGCAGTTATCCAGAACTGCACACTTTCATTGAACGAAGTGTGTCGTCTTCATTGCAACCGTTCATATCATTCCATCACTGTCCTGCAATAAATACACAACCCAAATAGATAGTACATGGGAACAGGACAGCTGGATACAAACTTCTGCACTCGGAGTTGCCATGGGTTACATATCATTATAGtgattggatatatatatatataggcctatatatgcgCGCCTGTTGGCTACCTTTTGAACTTTTAGATCGGAAGGATAGGCCAACTACAGTCGTATATAAACcctaaaacaataataatttagTTTAAAACAACTGCATGTGTAGGTCAGTACAGCAAATATCTCCCGCGGGTTAGACGTACAGGCAAAATATAACTGAGTATATAAGAAAATGTAAGCGATTGATTACATCAGGTGTACCTCATAGaaagataccccccccccatatcctCTTGTCTAAAAGGTCGACAGTATTGGCCTCAAATGTCAGACTGCCAAAAAATCGCTGGCAATTTTTCAAGAGTTCTTTCGTTGTAGTTCTGATTCTTCGAAGATGTAATAATCAAACGTTTAATATTTTTGAGAGCCATTCTTCTAATAATCTCAGTTCTTGAACGCCTAATTCATGGTGAAGTCTCGGGAACTCGTGAAAGACGGTCGAAACTCCTAAGCTCTCCAGAGCCTTTACTGTGTCAACTCCCCAATCAAACAAGACCAGAGGGTCCTTACCTCCATGTGCGGCAAATAAGGGAGGAAGACCATTTTTGACTTGTTTCACTTCCTGCAAAGAGAGCAACAGCATAATAAAACGAAGGAATGAGAATCAGAGAACAGTAAAAATACAATCAATCAACCAaaccccaccccctacccccccccttcGCCAAATGTTTTGTGTGTTTCATTAGTCTGTTACCATTTAGTATGTTTTTGCTGTTATTTTAAGACAATTGATTGCTGTTATAAGCCATAGATAAATGCATTGAAAATTTGATATCATACATAATTCGAAGCCTGGGAATGTTTTAAAGTGACAAAATTAATTGTAGAAAATCAACGTGAACCCTTGTACCTTTACCTGATATATTATAGAGTCCTTATTGATGAAACTAGACAATGAAAACACACCGGCTATGTCCCTGTGAAAACGGTAAGCTAAATGGTAGGCTAGGGCGCCACCCATTGAGAAACCGCCtgtcgacaaaaaaaaaaagattgaatAAACGAACGAATAAATGAAAGTCAGTCAGAAAGTCAGTAAGCTATACAACCTTAGTGCAAGAACATCACAGATCATCGCTTTGGTATAACTACCACGTACACTGACAAACTTGATGCCCCACTTACCGAGTACCAAAAAAGCTTTTCAGCTTTTGACCTTGCAAACGATCAGTATATAATGAAATtggtatatgcatatatacaggcgcgtatccaggggggggggcgttgggggcgcgcgccccccggtaagaaaaagaggagaaaagggaaaaaagaggggggaaaagaggaggaaggagaggaaggaagggaaaagaaaaagaagagggagagaaaaaagagaaaaggagggagtagaagaaaaacgcctagacctcgggaagagaaagaggaacagtcataattacagctctgatccctattatatacacagggtagccagtgacggatcgaggatttcggaaggggcgtgcgcctcagcttaccccttacaccgacaactccattttgacgtttccatattccctctctcactaatatatagatatatactatatatagtatatcatgacgcgtgtgtgtatggacgccttaaacaattgtaaaattgtgctatgaaaccaactgtggctggtcttgaactcgaccgagtcgtcggggaacatgactcggtattagcccaggatctatatgcgaactgcactagacatatgtctttcgatgcaacactgtcatgCAGAGTTAAAATGGTATACAACgcgaactgaatgctaattgttaccccacccctagtaccgtaactcatacaatgaatctaaaaataaattccgcatgcgatttgagaattgagcacatttcttgtgaatatcatgtagtggatccaaaggCGTATCATAgccggcgggggggggggggggacgcacccatcacttcttgagattattcccatctgcatgaaaacgcgcgccccccCCAACCCTACGCCCatccctctaatcgcttcccgatgagttacaaaaccagacccatcgtatacaagtctacttggattatttttttccctgattttttttctgcagacgcccatgcatttccccaaactaaatttctaaagccacgagatctaaaacttaaggaggtatgggagcatcattgggtctgggaaatgttgtttccggcgatctgggagtaGTATTTGCCAAaagtttcttgtacgctccgcgcgaacccatggtcgcgctccgcttagatagtatcagagaacagacacgcgtccccaccattatccaagagtgatctgcgcccatgcatCAATatgttaactgtgtctgaattttcgaaattttcCTGACAAACATTCCTAAACatggaggtttttctgtattggctgtccatagatgaaattttgtgcaacattatgggtatgttttgaagtgaattgatttcacgagaagtgtgaattttcaaattctgaacgaataatgggcttaaaaccttgaaaagtggggctgacgggtattctgggccgcgacgtagaatcacctacaaaagcaatgattcacaggagatgcgataaggttgaacatgatgtgtgactggtgacaatcttcaaaaaggttacggatggagaaaaaaaatatttggaaaataCTTAGTTTCTCAGGCAATAGTGAACATCTAGTTGggcattttcaagcccgagatgtgccatttccggtgatctggggggtgtcaaaaccagaaattttcttgtacgctgcgcgccaaccgatggtggcgctccgcttagatagtaattcgcgcccccgggttagaaaatcctggatatgcccctgtatatatatatatatatatatatatatatataaataaatacatacaaactaaCAGCATATAATGTAATTGGTAAACAAGTTTAATGGCTGATTTATACATGCATgcaattatataaatatataaaaattatatataaaattgaaatcgCAGTGAgttggaaataaatatatgtattaataaacGTGACCTCGACATggttcccccccccaccccagccaTTCCATGTGGATAGCATTCAGTATTATCCTTACCtattactattttattttttgatattcCGGAGTCAGCCTCTTCCCTTAAAATCTTTCCAACCTCTTCACATGCTATGTCAACGCTTTCTATACACTCATCTGCAGTCGGTGCTATTTTCTTT
This window contains:
- the LOC139971147 gene encoding lysophospholipase-like protein 1 isoform X1, with the translated sequence MAAPINTGRLLHSTVVLPKGANLASVIFLHGSGDTGSGVRGWIETLLRRDLEVKNTKLIFPTAPLRPYSPMNGALSNVWFDRKKIAPTADECIESVDIACEEVGKILREEADSGISKNKIVIGGFSMGGALAYHLAYRFHRDIAGVFSLSSFINKDSIIYQEVKQVKNGLPPLFAAHGGKDPLVLFDWGVDTVKALESLGVSTVFHEFPRLHHELGVQELRLLEEWLSKILNV
- the LOC139971147 gene encoding lysophospholipase-like protein 1 isoform X2, which codes for MNGALSNVWFDRKKIAPTADECIESVDIACEEVGKILREEADSGISKNKIVIGGFSMGGALAYHLAYRFHRDIAGVFSLSSFINKDSIIYQEVKQVKNGLPPLFAAHGGKDPLVLFDWGVDTVKALESLGVSTVFHEFPRLHHELGVQELRLLEEWLSKILNV